One Algibacter sp. L3A6 genomic region harbors:
- a CDS encoding Npt1/Npt2 family nucleotide transporter: MIKTALKKIFDIRDGELKIALLMQGYIFLIIATLLIIKPAVSALFISELGAENLPFAYLLVAVTAVISSYFYSKATERFPLNNIIKFTLIFSIISLAILGSLLHLNLIKGWVLYAFYTGVAIYAVLATSQFWVLANLVFNVREAKRLFGFIGAGAITGGIFGGYLTTILAPFIGNENLIFVAAVFLMLCFPLLNKIWKIKVSVLNTFKQKKRISVSEENPLKLILSSKHLTYLAAIIAVGVITARLVDYQFSYIAGERITDSDELTSFFGFWLSSFNVASLFLQLFLTRKIVGVWGVGFSLLLLPILIFLGGLLFFVFPELWVVILLKSSDASLKQSINKSAVELIALPLPFQLKKRTKSFIDVVVDSIATGIAGCILIFLIKGLNVSPMYIITLIVLLTFTWTYFVFKVRKEYFLSFKKNLEAIVPVTNKKRKETVSKESFLKGMHNVFKNGEDNEILFMLDKAKEINDKRLVAPISALLNHSSNKIKAEALRNLFFLNEKSIYLEVIPFLNTQDENLVMATLEYLLLHADNEEAIVFDSYLDHKDTFISDAALLCLAKESRDNYSLRVKYNLFDRIENKKSSIMTLPEELQLKEEIKLLHLIGFSDYKKGYPTILNALENNNNPALQGEAIVAAGNTINSFFVDALLYKLLDKTFRESAIKALINYGNAMLLVLKEKLFIDDIDIAIRRFIPKAISAFNSQNAVDTMLISFKDSEDLSIRLECVAQLSKLKETNQNLHFNEKQVAKLILEECKLYNSSINAMHTQIIVHYLRRKKLKATIPDEEMKARESLIELLERRLENGLQRIFKLLELRYAQNDVRMAYKGILSDEQDKRTNAIEFLDILLNPNLKSVLIPIVEATILDTSSEEVIETISKNKLTEMECFQNILNGKDVKLKLAVLYLLEKKESSTYNELITPLLTSKDKRIQEFAQKAINTMV, from the coding sequence ATGATAAAAACAGCTTTAAAAAAAATATTTGATATTCGAGATGGAGAATTAAAAATAGCCCTACTTATGCAGGGCTATATATTTTTAATAATTGCCACACTTTTAATTATTAAACCAGCAGTTAGTGCGCTTTTCATTTCGGAATTAGGTGCAGAAAACCTTCCTTTTGCGTATTTACTAGTTGCTGTTACAGCCGTAATTAGTTCTTATTTTTACTCTAAAGCAACCGAGCGTTTTCCGCTAAATAACATTATTAAATTCACCTTAATTTTTAGCATTATTAGCCTTGCTATTCTAGGATCGCTTTTACATCTTAATTTAATAAAAGGCTGGGTTTTATATGCTTTTTATACCGGAGTAGCCATTTATGCCGTATTAGCAACTTCTCAATTTTGGGTATTAGCTAATCTTGTTTTTAATGTTCGAGAGGCTAAACGTTTATTCGGTTTTATAGGTGCAGGTGCTATTACTGGTGGTATTTTCGGAGGATATCTTACCACGATACTTGCTCCTTTTATAGGTAATGAAAACCTCATCTTTGTAGCGGCAGTTTTCTTAATGCTCTGCTTCCCGTTATTAAATAAAATTTGGAAAATAAAAGTGTCAGTATTAAACACTTTTAAACAGAAAAAACGTATTTCTGTTTCCGAAGAAAACCCGTTAAAACTAATTTTAAGTTCAAAACATTTAACCTATTTAGCTGCAATTATAGCCGTTGGCGTTATTACAGCTAGATTAGTAGATTATCAGTTTAGTTATATTGCTGGCGAACGCATCACTGATAGCGATGAGCTTACCTCATTTTTTGGGTTTTGGTTATCGTCTTTCAACGTGGCGTCCCTATTCCTTCAATTATTTTTAACAAGAAAAATTGTGGGTGTTTGGGGAGTTGGATTCTCTTTATTACTATTACCAATCCTTATTTTTTTAGGCGGATTGTTATTCTTTGTTTTTCCAGAACTTTGGGTGGTTATTTTGCTAAAATCATCAGATGCTAGTTTAAAACAATCCATAAATAAATCTGCTGTAGAACTCATTGCTTTACCGCTACCTTTTCAGTTAAAAAAAAGAACCAAATCTTTTATTGATGTAGTGGTCGATAGTATAGCCACTGGTATAGCGGGTTGTATTTTAATTTTCTTGATAAAAGGGCTCAATGTTTCGCCAATGTATATTATAACGCTCATTGTTTTACTCACCTTTACATGGACTTATTTTGTATTTAAAGTTAGAAAAGAATATTTCTTATCCTTTAAAAAAAACCTAGAAGCCATAGTGCCTGTCACTAATAAAAAACGAAAAGAAACGGTATCAAAAGAATCTTTTTTAAAAGGCATGCACAATGTATTTAAAAATGGTGAAGACAACGAAATTTTGTTCATGCTCGATAAGGCTAAAGAAATTAATGACAAGCGTTTAGTTGCTCCTATTTCTGCATTGTTAAATCATTCTTCTAATAAAATTAAAGCTGAAGCATTACGCAATCTATTTTTCTTAAATGAAAAAAGTATTTATCTCGAAGTTATCCCCTTTTTAAACACTCAAGATGAAAACCTAGTTATGGCAACACTAGAGTATTTATTACTGCATGCAGACAACGAAGAAGCCATTGTTTTTGATAGTTATTTAGACCATAAAGACACCTTTATTTCTGATGCGGCCTTGCTTTGCTTAGCAAAAGAATCTAGAGACAACTACTCTTTGCGCGTTAAATACAATCTTTTTGATCGCATAGAAAACAAGAAAAGTAGCATAATGACCTTACCGGAAGAATTGCAGCTTAAAGAAGAAATAAAACTACTACATTTAATTGGTTTTTCGGACTATAAAAAAGGATATCCTACTATTCTAAATGCTTTAGAAAACAATAATAACCCGGCGTTACAAGGCGAAGCTATTGTTGCTGCTGGAAATACTATAAATTCATTTTTTGTTGATGCCCTATTGTATAAATTACTAGATAAAACATTCCGCGAAAGCGCTATAAAAGCATTGATTAACTACGGAAACGCTATGTTGCTTGTTTTAAAAGAAAAGCTATTTATTGACGATATTGATATTGCTATTAGACGTTTTATTCCAAAAGCTATTTCGGCCTTTAATTCTCAAAACGCTGTGGATACAATGTTGATTAGTTTTAAAGATTCGGAAGATTTATCGATACGATTAGAATGTGTTGCTCAGCTCTCTAAATTAAAGGAAACTAACCAAAATTTACATTTTAATGAAAAGCAAGTCGCCAAATTAATTCTGGAGGAATGTAAACTATACAATAGCTCGATAAATGCAATGCACACCCAAATTATTGTGCATTATTTACGTCGTAAAAAACTAAAAGCAACTATTCCTGATGAAGAAATGAAAGCCCGTGAAAGCTTAATTGAATTGTTAGAACGTAGGCTAGAAAACGGCTTACAACGTATTTTTAAACTTCTTGAATTACGCTACGCTCAAAATGATGTACGCATGGCATACAAAGGTATTTTAAGCGATGAGCAAGATAAAAGAACTAATGCTATTGAGTTTTTAGATATTCTACTGAATCCTAATTTAAAAAGTGTGTTAATCCCAATTGTTGAGGCGACTATACTTGATACCTCTTCGGAAGAAGTTATTGAAACTATTAGCAAGAATAAATTAACAGAAATGGAATGTTTTCAGAATATACTAAACGGTAAAGATGTAAAACTGAAACTTGCCGTTTTATACTTATTGGAAAAAAAAGAAAGTTCAACATACAACGAACTTATTACGCCTTTACTAACAAGTAAAGATAAACGCATACAAGAGTTTGCGCAGAAAGCGATTAACACAATGGTATAA
- a CDS encoding serine hydrolase — protein MKNKFILYFALLGILTFAQAQELPVKANTATKPLRSLLDNTLQKKLDSEMSKHSDWKTLISQNKMAIGLVDLSDKNNIKFARVNGNEMMYAASLPKIAVLLAAMDAIEKKELIETADIKNDMKLMISNSNNAATTRMIDRLGYDKIEKVLTSDKYNLYDEETGGGLWVGKRYAAGGATNREPIKNLSHAATVTQVCRFYYMLYKGELVNTQRSKQMLDILEDPALHHKFVNTLDRIAPRARLFRKSGSWKTFHSDSILVWGDPGRRYILVALINDENGEQIIRDLVVPIEKVLNI, from the coding sequence ATGAAAAATAAATTTATATTATATTTCGCCCTTTTGGGAATATTAACTTTTGCACAAGCACAAGAATTGCCTGTAAAAGCTAATACGGCTACTAAACCGCTTAGATCTCTTTTAGATAATACACTTCAGAAAAAATTAGATTCTGAAATGAGTAAACATTCCGATTGGAAAACTCTTATTAGTCAGAACAAAATGGCTATCGGTCTGGTTGATTTATCTGATAAAAATAACATTAAATTCGCCCGAGTAAACGGTAATGAAATGATGTATGCTGCAAGCTTACCAAAAATTGCTGTATTACTAGCAGCAATGGATGCTATAGAAAAAAAGGAGCTTATTGAAACAGCCGATATTAAAAACGATATGAAGTTGATGATAAGTAACTCTAACAACGCGGCAACCACAAGAATGATAGACCGTTTGGGTTATGATAAAATTGAAAAAGTACTCACTAGTGACAAATACAATCTTTATGATGAGGAGACAGGAGGAGGCTTATGGGTAGGGAAACGCTATGCTGCCGGAGGCGCAACCAATCGAGAGCCTATAAAAAACTTAAGTCATGCCGCAACTGTAACTCAGGTATGCCGATTTTACTATATGCTTTACAAAGGTGAACTTGTAAATACGCAACGATCTAAACAAATGCTAGATATTTTAGAAGATCCTGCTTTACATCATAAATTTGTAAACACATTAGATAGAATAGCACCTAGAGCACGTTTGTTTCGTAAATCGGGCTCATGGAAAACGTTTCATTCAGATTCTATATTAGTTTGGGGAGATCCTGGTCGTCGCTATATTTTAGTAGCCTTAATAAATGATGAAAACGGAGAACAAATTATTAGAGACTTAGTAGTTCCTATTGAAAAAGTACTGAATATTTAA
- a CDS encoding mandelate racemase/muconate lactonizing enzyme family protein, translating into MKITNVSYERLDLKLSEPYTIAYETISKAVNFILKIETDTLAIGYGCAAPDAVVTGESPQEVEQDIKDIIIPFLKGKNSFMSTEILHDLKPLLKRKSSALAMVDMALLDLVARKIDTPLYQFLGGYRHSIPTSITLGILPIEDTLRIAGDYVKEGFFILKIKGGLSVEEDIEKMIRLRDMFPSTQLRFDGNQGYTVKQAIAFFEGTKKVGIEIFEQPTKEGMDELLGQVTKNTGIPVMADESVKTLKDTFRLAQNERVDMVNIKLMKVGGIREAMHINSVSQSAGLEAMVGCIDECRLGISAGLHFALSRQNIKFADLDGHLDMIADPFKGLFKLDKGILYPSKAAGLGLIKD; encoded by the coding sequence ATGAAAATAACCAATGTATCATACGAGCGTCTAGATTTAAAGCTTTCAGAGCCTTATACTATCGCTTACGAAACCATATCGAAAGCTGTAAATTTCATTCTTAAAATTGAAACAGATACACTAGCTATTGGTTATGGTTGTGCGGCACCAGACGCTGTGGTTACTGGAGAATCTCCTCAAGAAGTTGAGCAAGACATTAAAGATATTATTATTCCTTTTCTAAAAGGAAAAAACAGCTTTATGAGTACCGAGATTCTGCATGATTTAAAACCACTTCTAAAACGAAAATCATCGGCCTTAGCTATGGTAGACATGGCTTTACTAGATTTAGTTGCTAGAAAAATCGATACACCTTTATATCAATTTTTAGGAGGTTATCGCCATAGCATCCCAACAAGTATCACTTTAGGTATTTTACCTATTGAAGACACGTTGCGCATTGCCGGAGATTATGTAAAAGAAGGTTTTTTTATTCTGAAAATTAAAGGCGGACTTTCCGTAGAAGAAGATATAGAAAAAATGATACGCTTGCGCGATATGTTCCCAAGTACGCAATTGCGCTTCGATGGAAACCAAGGTTATACTGTAAAACAAGCCATTGCGTTTTTTGAAGGGACTAAAAAAGTGGGTATTGAAATTTTTGAACAGCCAACCAAAGAAGGTATGGACGAACTTCTTGGCCAAGTAACAAAAAACACAGGTATTCCCGTTATGGCAGACGAAAGTGTAAAAACATTAAAAGACACGTTTCGTTTAGCTCAAAATGAACGTGTAGACATGGTGAATATAAAACTGATGAAAGTTGGTGGTATTCGCGAAGCTATGCACATCAACTCGGTATCTCAATCTGCGGGCTTAGAAGCTATGGTAGGTTGTATAGACGAATGTAGATTAGGTATTTCGGCAGGATTGCACTTTGCGCTTTCTAGACAAAATATAAAATTTGCAGACCTTGATGGGCATTTAGATATGATTGCAGATCCTTTTAAAGGATTATTTAAACTAGACAAAGGTATTTTATATCCAAGTAAAGCAGCCGGATTAGGACTAATTAAAGACTAA
- a CDS encoding DUF1611 domain-containing protein: MKKKIDGRALVYCEGAFNTPNGKTAHGLVRFTERYEVVGVIDSKYEGQDAGKTLDGKKNGIIIFKDLTSAIKELKNSGALPKTLVIGLAPDGGRLPQEAKATIKQALTLGWNVDSGLHDFLTNDEELVKIAKEKGSRIRDVRKTPDRDTLHFFSGDIEKVDCLKLAVLGTDSAIGKRTTAWLIVQGLRKASRSAEMIGTGQTAWMQGAKYSMIMDSCINDFVSGEIEHAVVSAYKNEKPDVIVIEGQGSLMNPAYPGGFEILAAGRPNYVILQHAPTRKEYDGFPGYKLHTLKKQIQAIETISGVKVLAITVNHEGMTAEEITPACQAITKQTGLPAFDVLAHGTDELVELLDSKL; this comes from the coding sequence ATGAAAAAGAAAATAGACGGACGCGCACTTGTATATTGTGAAGGCGCATTTAATACACCTAATGGCAAAACGGCTCACGGCTTAGTACGTTTTACAGAACGCTACGAAGTTGTTGGCGTTATTGATAGCAAATATGAAGGTCAAGATGCTGGAAAAACATTAGACGGAAAAAAGAATGGTATTATAATTTTTAAAGATTTAACTTCTGCTATTAAAGAATTAAAAAACTCTGGTGCTTTACCTAAAACCTTGGTTATAGGCCTAGCTCCCGATGGAGGACGATTACCGCAAGAAGCTAAAGCTACCATAAAACAAGCACTTACCTTAGGCTGGAACGTAGATAGTGGTTTACACGATTTTTTAACAAACGATGAAGAGCTTGTAAAAATAGCAAAAGAAAAAGGTAGCCGCATTCGTGATGTACGCAAAACGCCAGATCGTGATACACTGCATTTTTTCTCTGGAGATATTGAAAAAGTAGACTGTTTAAAACTTGCTGTTTTAGGGACAGATTCTGCTATTGGCAAACGTACCACAGCATGGTTAATCGTGCAAGGTTTACGTAAAGCAAGCCGCAGTGCAGAAATGATTGGTACTGGGCAAACTGCTTGGATGCAAGGTGCTAAATACAGCATGATTATGGATAGTTGTATTAACGATTTTGTTTCGGGTGAAATAGAACACGCCGTTGTTAGCGCTTACAAAAACGAAAAACCAGACGTTATTGTAATCGAAGGACAAGGTAGTTTAATGAACCCTGCTTATCCTGGTGGTTTCGAAATTCTGGCTGCTGGACGTCCAAATTATGTTATCTTACAACATGCACCTACGCGTAAGGAATACGATGGTTTTCCTGGCTATAAATTGCATACATTAAAAAAACAAATTCAAGCAATCGAAACTATTTCTGGTGTAAAAGTATTGGCTATTACTGTAAACCATGAAGGTATGACGGCTGAAGAAATTACACCTGCATGCCAAGCAATTACTAAACAAACAGGTTTACCTGCATTTGATGTTTTAGCACATGGCACGGATGAACTAGTAGAATTGTTAGATTCTAAACTATAA
- a CDS encoding PEP/pyruvate-binding domain-containing protein yields MKIREWILLLVVLKIGSDAYGQSLSNEKIKSQIEFYKNDIRGTYKSIQWFCDDGTMRAAKDPCPDDIGGVQHATYKNEVVALGKSNAVFLGQILAYTDKTDFWDASKNHSRLKQFQLGKYLARTDDGWVNQKGQFYRGAIQIEDEEVWGVRFYKWLLTKDDVLVKDYYLVLQSLKDVPHQGDDDLSQLMRAQSKVLSDQFGKFMDLRVKIHSNPEPIDIEKTFAFKKENSLKLTTELNKKIDELVLTMEKFHKPVSLDGLMKLVNKLRAESNLKKSIKAFVTTHNKTSDAAELTKETAKVLLDIRKHVVIEKGGAHRLLLLDIANKLEAVVFKTSAEWHPKTVGEQLEKVHALAMAAAGTGAIELWEWEQVAPRLQPSLSVKSTLGDLTKKLETARGVVEWSSAMVKANYQDIVNVYTGFEPKAYSFIDDRIRSSVALQLGQTVGDLGVFIANQSSLSNKVMNLSNQSSVRGLNPGYAFGELVVVNGNPDDVEVSSDKIYIFERAPADLKPVAGIATVAEGNLVSHVQLLARNLGIPNAALSDENLKALMAFNGKKVFYAVSNKGTVILKEATKMTTEEKELFAKKVRKEDKIEVPVEEIRLDQTKILNLREVDASDSGKLCGPKAANLGQLKSMFEDNVVEGFVIPFGIFRTHMNQVMPNQGKTYWEFLNAMFAEAEVKRSQNISEIEVENFQLKQLEILRAAIKIMPLKTDFTDDISKSFQSILGKPIGSVPVFLRSDTNMEDLKDFTGAGLNLTIFNAVEKEKILQGIKDVWASPYVERSFKWRQKYLLNPENVFPSILVIPSVDVDYSGVLITKGISSGNEDDLTIAFSRGAGGAVDGQSAETHNIGVDGKAQLLSPAREALYNTLPITGGTGKEVATFEKPILNAQNILEISELSKTIRKTLAKKTKSDYKGTYDVELGFKDNKLWLFQIRPFVENKKALGSDYLKSITPIVNIQKEISLNTPL; encoded by the coding sequence ATGAAAATACGAGAATGGATTTTATTGCTTGTTGTTCTAAAAATAGGAAGCGATGCTTACGGGCAATCTTTAAGTAATGAAAAAATAAAAAGTCAAATCGAATTCTATAAAAATGATATTCGAGGAACTTATAAAAGTATCCAATGGTTTTGTGACGATGGGACTATGCGAGCCGCAAAAGATCCTTGTCCGGACGATATAGGTGGCGTGCAGCATGCTACTTATAAAAATGAGGTTGTTGCTTTAGGTAAAAGTAATGCTGTTTTTTTAGGACAAATTTTGGCTTATACCGATAAAACTGATTTTTGGGATGCTTCAAAAAATCATTCACGCTTAAAACAATTTCAACTTGGTAAATATTTAGCGCGTACAGATGATGGTTGGGTTAACCAAAAAGGCCAATTTTATCGTGGTGCTATACAAATTGAAGATGAAGAAGTTTGGGGAGTAAGATTTTACAAATGGCTACTTACAAAAGATGATGTGCTTGTAAAAGATTATTACTTAGTGTTGCAATCGTTAAAAGATGTACCACATCAAGGCGATGATGATTTATCGCAATTAATGAGAGCGCAATCTAAAGTGCTTTCCGATCAATTTGGAAAATTTATGGATTTACGAGTTAAAATCCACAGTAATCCTGAGCCTATAGATATTGAAAAGACATTTGCTTTTAAAAAAGAAAATAGCTTAAAATTAACAACCGAACTTAATAAAAAGATAGACGAGTTGGTTTTAACTATGGAAAAATTTCATAAGCCAGTAAGTTTAGATGGATTGATGAAGCTTGTTAATAAACTGCGAGCAGAATCTAACTTAAAAAAATCTATAAAAGCATTTGTAACTACACATAATAAAACCTCTGATGCAGCTGAACTTACTAAAGAAACGGCTAAAGTATTATTAGATATTCGTAAACATGTTGTTATCGAAAAAGGTGGTGCACACAGGTTGTTACTTTTAGATATTGCTAATAAACTAGAGGCTGTTGTTTTTAAAACATCGGCAGAATGGCATCCAAAAACAGTTGGAGAACAGTTAGAGAAAGTACATGCTTTAGCTATGGCTGCTGCAGGAACAGGCGCTATTGAATTATGGGAGTGGGAACAAGTGGCTCCGCGCTTACAACCAAGTTTATCTGTGAAATCTACTCTAGGCGACCTTACTAAAAAGTTAGAAACAGCACGTGGTGTTGTAGAATGGAGTTCGGCAATGGTAAAAGCAAACTATCAAGATATAGTAAATGTATATACAGGTTTTGAGCCAAAGGCATATAGTTTTATAGACGATCGTATACGCTCGTCTGTGGCATTGCAATTGGGGCAAACGGTTGGAGATTTGGGGGTGTTTATCGCAAATCAATCTTCGTTATCTAATAAAGTAATGAATTTATCAAACCAAAGTAGTGTACGTGGTTTAAATCCTGGCTACGCTTTTGGCGAGTTAGTTGTTGTAAATGGTAATCCGGATGATGTAGAAGTATCTAGCGATAAAATTTACATTTTTGAACGTGCTCCGGCCGATTTAAAACCGGTTGCAGGTATTGCAACGGTTGCCGAAGGTAATTTGGTTTCGCATGTACAATTATTAGCTAGAAATTTAGGAATTCCAAATGCAGCCTTATCCGATGAGAATTTGAAAGCTTTAATGGCTTTTAATGGTAAAAAAGTGTTTTATGCTGTATCGAACAAAGGCACCGTGATTTTAAAAGAAGCCACTAAAATGACTACTGAAGAAAAGGAATTATTTGCTAAAAAAGTGCGTAAAGAAGATAAAATAGAAGTACCTGTAGAGGAGATTCGTTTAGATCAAACCAAAATATTAAATCTGCGTGAGGTTGATGCATCAGATTCTGGGAAGTTATGCGGACCAAAAGCAGCCAATCTTGGGCAATTAAAATCAATGTTTGAAGATAATGTTGTAGAAGGTTTTGTAATTCCGTTTGGTATTTTTAGAACACACATGAATCAGGTTATGCCTAATCAAGGTAAAACATATTGGGAGTTTTTAAATGCAATGTTTGCTGAGGCTGAAGTAAAAAGATCTCAAAATATTTCTGAAATAGAGGTAGAGAATTTTCAATTAAAACAATTAGAAATTCTACGTGCAGCTATTAAAATTATGCCACTTAAAACTGATTTTACAGACGATATTTCTAAATCGTTCCAATCTATTTTAGGCAAACCTATCGGAAGCGTTCCTGTGTTTTTGCGCAGTGATACTAACATGGAAGATTTAAAAGATTTTACAGGCGCAGGACTTAACCTTACCATTTTTAACGCTGTTGAAAAAGAGAAAATTCTACAAGGTATTAAAGATGTTTGGGCATCACCTTATGTAGAGCGTAGCTTTAAATGGAGACAGAAATATTTACTAAATCCAGAAAACGTATTTCCTTCTATTTTAGTTATTCCATCGGTAGATGTGGATTACTCTGGGGTGTTGATTACAAAAGGAATTTCTTCTGGTAATGAAGACGATTTAACCATTGCTTTTAGTCGTGGTGCAGGTGGTGCCGTAGATGGGCAATCTGCCGAAACACATAATATAGGTGTAGATGGTAAAGCGCAATTACTGTCGCCTGCTCGAGAAGCTTTATATAACACATTGCCGATAACAGGTGGTACAGGTAAAGAGGTTGCTACTTTTGAAAAACCAATTTTAAACGCTCAAAATATTTTAGAAATAAGCGAATTATCAAAAACAATTAGAAAAACTTTAGCGAAGAAAACAAAATCGGACTACAAGGGTACGTATGATGTGGAGCTTGGCTTTAAAGATAATAAACTTTGGTTATTTCAAATTCGTCCATTTGTAGAAAACAAAAAAGCATTAGGATCAGATTACTTAAAAAGTATTACGCCTATTGTTAATATTCAAAAAGAAATTTCACTGAACACACCATTATAA